In Caldisphaera lagunensis DSM 15908, a single genomic region encodes these proteins:
- a CDS encoding phenylalanine--tRNA ligase subunit alpha has protein sequence MGEEKIGVSESEYYILKTLSNKKIKEFNIEDGEKILNIDKSKLASILRLLESKKLLEIIETNKKILRLTEKGKKALEEGLPEEKLIKFLKDNKSLDINFVKEKLGEETNIAIGQGKKLKIIDLNDGKVTLKVDFDDAIRKVNSIVDSLKNMSFDKNLEKEFISRGLIKEDYIKEVKVIVREDAINKVELLTSKISHELLAKGLWKDLKLREYDIRSEPPIVYPARKHFFVEFIEELKDIMKELGFKEVQGPLIEIELFNFDILFQPQDHPAREIHDTLWIKDPRYADLNNMKEIINRVSSVHERGWKYKFNPEISSRYVLRSQTTSVSARLLISKPKPPVRFFTIGKVYRSDVIDASHLPEFHQLDGIMGDYDYNFRDLLGILKEFGDRLGIEIKFKPGYFPFTEPSVEGYAKINDKWIELFGAGLFRPEVLEMANIDYKVGAWGMGVERLIMARLGLSDIRLLYETNYDFLRSFKAR, from the coding sequence TTGGGGGAAGAAAAGATAGGGGTGAGCGAAAGCGAATATTATATTTTAAAGACTTTAAGCAATAAAAAAATAAAAGAATTTAACATTGAAGATGGGGAAAAAATACTTAACATAGATAAGAGCAAATTAGCAAGTATATTGAGATTACTTGAATCAAAAAAATTGTTAGAAATTATTGAAACTAATAAAAAAATATTAAGATTAACTGAAAAAGGCAAAAAGGCATTAGAGGAAGGATTACCAGAAGAAAAGCTAATAAAATTTTTAAAAGATAACAAATCCCTTGATATAAATTTTGTTAAAGAAAAGCTAGGAGAGGAAACAAATATAGCAATTGGGCAAGGAAAGAAACTGAAAATTATTGATTTAAATGATGGCAAGGTGACATTAAAAGTAGATTTTGATGATGCTATAAGAAAGGTTAATAGCATTGTAGATTCATTAAAAAACATGAGCTTTGATAAAAACTTGGAAAAAGAGTTCATATCTAGGGGGCTTATAAAGGAAGATTATATTAAGGAAGTTAAGGTTATAGTAAGAGAAGATGCAATAAATAAGGTTGAATTGTTAACGTCAAAGATTAGTCATGAATTATTGGCAAAAGGTTTATGGAAGGATTTAAAATTAAGAGAATATGATATAAGATCAGAACCCCCAATTGTGTATCCTGCTAGAAAACACTTTTTTGTTGAGTTCATAGAAGAATTAAAAGATATAATGAAAGAGTTAGGATTTAAAGAAGTACAAGGTCCATTAATAGAAATAGAGCTTTTCAATTTTGATATTTTATTTCAACCTCAAGATCATCCAGCAAGGGAAATCCATGATACGCTTTGGATTAAGGATCCAAGATATGCTGATTTAAATAACATGAAGGAGATTATAAATAGGGTATCAAGTGTACATGAACGTGGTTGGAAGTATAAGTTTAACCCAGAAATTTCATCTAGATATGTTTTAAGAAGCCAAACGACTTCAGTCTCTGCTAGGTTATTGATAAGTAAACCCAAGCCTCCAGTAAGGTTCTTTACAATAGGTAAAGTATATAGAAGCGATGTTATAGATGCATCTCATTTACCAGAATTTCATCAATTGGATGGAATAATGGGAGACTACGATTATAATTTTAGGGATCTATTAGGTATTTTGAAGGAGTTTGGAGATAGATTAGGAATAGAAATCAAGTTTAAGCCTGGTTATTTCCCTTTTACAGAACCAAGCGTTGAAGGATATGCTAAAATAAATGATAAATGGATTGAATTGTTTGGAGCGGGATTATTTAGGCCCGAAGTATTAGAGATGGCTAATATAGATTATAAAGTTGGTGCATGGGGAATGGGAGTAGAAAGGCTAATTATGGCGAGATTGGGTTTAAGCGATATAAGACTGTTATATGAAACAAACTATGATTTCTTAAGATCATTTAAGGCAAGGTGA
- a CDS encoding 2-hydroxyacid dehydrogenase has protein sequence MEKIMLSTMRLSDDMVSLLKSKEIKPILPEERIANREWIEKNIDNATSILLTFINFDKELIDKAKNLKVIIATSSGYDHIDVEYAEKKGICVANQPEAIAHSVAEHAIGMTISLLKKIVQGDRYVWDRQWKEFPYFLTGNLLRNKDVAVIGMGRIGVLILSYLRNFKIGKILYYSRKRKPEIEILLKAEPASLERIFKQSDIIYLTLPYNKETQNLINQDLLMSMKKGSILISLGRGKVLKTDDIVSTLNKRNDIMFGLDVFDSEPLPPDSPLFNNKFRDNLLLTPHMSGPSKETSHITIYMALKQLIHYYEKGSVWNPVNNVCKESHDIENYWEYLY, from the coding sequence ATGGAAAAAATAATGCTTTCAACAATGAGATTAAGTGATGATATGGTTTCGTTGCTTAAATCGAAAGAGATTAAACCAATACTTCCTGAAGAAAGGATTGCTAATAGAGAATGGATAGAAAAAAATATAGATAATGCTACATCCATTCTTTTAACTTTTATTAACTTTGATAAGGAATTAATAGATAAAGCAAAAAATTTAAAGGTAATAATTGCAACTAGCAGCGGCTATGATCATATAGATGTAGAATATGCAGAGAAAAAGGGGATATGTGTCGCTAATCAACCAGAAGCAATAGCTCATTCAGTTGCAGAGCATGCCATTGGAATGACAATTTCATTATTAAAAAAGATAGTTCAAGGAGATAGGTATGTATGGGATAGACAATGGAAAGAATTCCCTTATTTCTTAACTGGGAATTTGCTTAGGAATAAGGATGTTGCAGTAATTGGTATGGGAAGGATAGGGGTTTTAATATTGTCTTATTTGCGTAATTTTAAGATAGGTAAAATACTTTATTATTCTAGGAAAAGGAAGCCAGAAATTGAGATACTATTAAAGGCTGAACCTGCAAGCCTTGAAAGAATTTTTAAGCAATCAGATATAATTTATTTGACATTGCCATATAATAAAGAAACACAAAATTTAATTAACCAAGATTTGTTAATGAGCATGAAAAAAGGAAGCATTCTTATAAGTTTAGGTAGAGGAAAGGTATTAAAAACAGATGATATAGTTTCAACCCTTAATAAAAGGAATGACATAATGTTTGGACTTGACGTATTTGATTCAGAACCTTTACCGCCAGATTCACCTTTATTTAATAATAAATTCAGGGATAATTTATTATTAACCCCGCATATGTCAGGGCCTAGCAAAGAAACAAGCCATATTACTATATATATGGCATTAAAACAATTAATTCATTATTATGAAAAAGGAAGTGTTTGGAATCCTGTAAATAATGTATGCAAAGAGAGCCATGATATAGAAAACTATTGGGAATACTTATATTAG
- a CDS encoding glycoside hydrolase family 15 protein → MRLGFLSNGKIAALYDSNFYIKSIYYPYLGQQYNQSLNGLFRVGIWIDGNFEWLESWDKTISMEGLSVSVKAIKDGTNVEIRDVISMSHPAIIRKVKINGDGLYRVIFYNDFRLNGNDVGDTALYDPSSDSIIHYKQNTWFLVSSSQQLYEYTTGRRDQGTVINDCNDGILSKNPISQGSVDSAISIASKDFYVYIIAGNNYKDVLNKLTIIKNEANKHMERDIRYWKDLSDVFDNKLVKQSIAIIIGHIGKSGEIPASLDTSILKFNLDTYAYIWPRDASLTAISLDIAGYYSFTNKYYDLLFNKLFTDEGYLYQKYNADGTYGSTWHPWTSKTKNSLNIQEDETSTSLYAYYIHFIQNKDFDSLRDYYETIENGANFLSEFIDEKLKLPLMSYDLWEERLGVHTYTVSSVIAGLRSASLLAKYLGDWNNEEKWGRVYKDMIKSLKEHMFDKERKVYYKSIIIDNGKIIDYDKTVDSSIMGITIFDVLDPNDETVISSIDKIKETLWVNTTGGLARYENDYYQRLQGNYENIPGNPWIITTMWLAQYYVKIKKLDEARKLIKWVEGVSTPTGLLPEQISPFDGSPVSVTPLLWSHAEFLKTYLYLINTQ, encoded by the coding sequence ATGAGATTAGGTTTTTTAAGTAATGGAAAAATTGCTGCTCTTTATGATTCAAATTTTTATATAAAATCCATTTATTATCCATATCTTGGACAGCAATATAACCAATCTCTAAATGGATTGTTTAGAGTGGGAATTTGGATAGATGGAAATTTTGAATGGCTTGAATCTTGGGACAAAACAATAAGTATGGAAGGGTTAAGCGTAAGCGTTAAGGCAATAAAGGATGGAACAAACGTTGAAATAAGAGACGTTATATCCATGTCTCACCCAGCCATTATTAGAAAGGTTAAAATAAATGGAGATGGTTTATACAGGGTTATATTTTACAATGATTTTAGATTAAATGGAAATGATGTAGGTGATACAGCTCTTTATGATCCCTCAAGCGACTCGATTATACACTATAAACAAAATACTTGGTTTCTTGTTTCATCTTCACAACAATTATATGAATATACAACTGGGAGAAGAGATCAAGGCACAGTAATAAATGATTGTAATGATGGTATTTTATCAAAAAATCCAATTTCTCAAGGATCTGTAGATTCTGCGATATCAATTGCATCGAAGGACTTTTATGTATATATTATTGCGGGAAATAATTATAAGGATGTATTAAATAAACTGACAATAATTAAAAATGAAGCAAATAAGCATATGGAAAGAGATATAAGATATTGGAAAGATTTATCAGATGTTTTTGATAATAAGCTAGTAAAACAAAGCATAGCTATAATTATAGGTCATATAGGAAAAAGCGGAGAAATTCCTGCCTCATTGGACACAAGCATACTGAAATTTAACTTAGATACATATGCATACATATGGCCTAGAGACGCCTCTTTAACGGCAATATCTTTAGATATAGCAGGTTATTATTCTTTTACAAATAAATATTATGACTTGTTATTTAATAAATTATTTACAGATGAAGGTTACTTATATCAAAAATATAATGCTGATGGAACTTATGGGAGCACATGGCATCCATGGACTTCTAAAACTAAAAATTCTCTTAATATACAGGAAGATGAAACTTCAACATCTTTATATGCATATTATATCCATTTCATACAAAACAAGGATTTTGATTCTTTAAGAGATTATTATGAAACGATAGAAAATGGTGCGAACTTTTTATCAGAATTCATAGATGAAAAATTGAAGTTACCATTAATGTCTTATGATTTATGGGAAGAAAGATTAGGTGTTCATACCTATACCGTTTCATCGGTAATAGCCGGATTAAGATCTGCATCATTGCTTGCGAAGTATTTAGGCGATTGGAATAATGAAGAGAAATGGGGAAGAGTTTATAAGGATATGATTAAATCATTAAAAGAACATATGTTTGATAAAGAAAGGAAAGTATACTATAAGAGCATAATTATAGATAATGGCAAAATAATAGATTATGATAAAACAGTTGATTCAAGCATAATGGGTATAACAATTTTTGACGTATTAGATCCGAATGATGAAACAGTTATCTCAAGTATTGATAAGATAAAAGAAACCTTATGGGTAAACACAACAGGTGGTCTTGCTAGATACGAAAATGACTATTACCAAAGGTTGCAAGGAAACTATGAAAATATACCAGGAAACCCTTGGATTATTACTACAATGTGGTTAGCTCAATACTATGTTAAAATAAAGAAACTAGATGAGGCAAGAAAGTTAATTAAATGGGTAGAAGGCGTTTCAACGCCAACAGGATTATTGCCAGAACAGATTAGTCCTTTTGATGGTTCCCCAGTTTCAGTAACACCTTTGTTATGGAGTCATGCTGAGTTCCTAAAGACATATTTGTATTTAATAAATACTCAATAA
- a CDS encoding GTP cyclohydrolase I FolE2 gives MEIQDMKPNYTIPIKRVGFKGLWKRAYIESPLGVMPIDLEINAYVEIPEDKKGAHLSRNVEALPEDMEFPTKAKSIEYYLEKIHNSLLRLHSYAKTARVEAKTRYGVEIKFNDLSEMEPVDVLISVDGDLNHKRWSITVGLYGMTACPSAQSTISSIINSNTISPSHSQKVLLYGTIETEENYIIRIEDIARCLSNAFSAPSFTLLKRMQEANLVISAHKNPKFVEDVVRDAIGGLRCLTESLPENTVIKAEAISLESIHPHNVYAYSEGIKSSLPALNCKKLCNNL, from the coding sequence TTGGAAATACAAGATATGAAGCCAAATTATACAATTCCAATAAAAAGGGTTGGTTTCAAAGGTTTATGGAAAAGAGCTTATATCGAATCTCCTTTAGGTGTTATGCCGATTGATTTAGAAATTAATGCTTATGTAGAAATACCTGAGGATAAAAAAGGTGCGCATTTATCTAGGAATGTAGAAGCATTGCCAGAAGATATGGAATTTCCAACAAAGGCGAAAAGTATAGAATATTATTTGGAAAAGATTCATAATTCACTATTAAGATTGCATTCATATGCAAAAACGGCAAGGGTAGAGGCTAAAACAAGATATGGGGTAGAAATTAAATTCAATGATTTATCAGAAATGGAGCCAGTAGATGTCTTAATAAGTGTAGATGGAGATTTAAATCATAAAAGATGGTCTATAACAGTAGGTTTATATGGAATGACTGCATGTCCAAGCGCACAATCAACAATTTCATCTATAATTAATTCTAACACAATATCTCCAAGCCATAGTCAAAAAGTATTACTTTATGGTACGATAGAAACTGAAGAAAATTATATAATAAGAATTGAAGATATTGCAAGATGTTTATCAAATGCCTTTTCTGCACCATCTTTTACATTGCTTAAGAGGATGCAAGAAGCGAATTTGGTTATAAGTGCTCATAAGAATCCAAAGTTTGTGGAAGATGTTGTTAGAGATGCTATTGGAGGTTTAAGATGTTTAACTGAATCATTACCAGAAAATACTGTAATAAAAGCGGAAGCAATTAGCTTAGAAAGCATACATCCCCATAATGTTTATGCATATTCTGAAGGAATTAAATCAAGTTTACCAGCTTTAAATTGTAAAAAATTGTGTAATAATTTATAA
- a CDS encoding RAD55 family ATPase, with protein MQEYQGNSTTSLSNFIGPIKKGNVILIVGNPGAGKTIIASKLSLDEIVNNGGSVLYLNMSEVKKDYFKNLKILGVDFEKLENENKFYYIEGITLVNKDSVYELLNQILSYSEKYNVSMVVIDSVTPIFQAFGNEVEVRELIHNFFYRLSKLSNKTLILTEEIPYGEEKFGYGVEEFIVDVIIQLKVLNVKGRIVRVMEIKKFRGSDISIGDIPFRIKSGELISLLYFKTHNQKSSDTIYKVGLGDATFAFYKGTQNLIMVDPKIDREGLIFLGIYGALLGNPFLQSGKEKTIIRVISSDIDKFKKKLNECLNSMSLGKDVIENIMNNIYVLGMDLDIFSLNDYFDVINEQEENIKPAIIIDLTLDLAYNLLGDQQLFNMLQLNLINKRSSNSITGLYIVNGKYKDIYSFPLVSLYDNIAYVKHYKNSGILVKPVKMEYRLFTLESFVINKEMVGKCEL; from the coding sequence ATGCAAGAATATCAAGGCAATTCAACAACTAGTTTAAGCAACTTCATTGGTCCAATTAAAAAAGGGAATGTAATATTAATTGTTGGTAATCCAGGAGCAGGTAAAACAATTATTGCATCAAAGCTTTCATTAGATGAAATAGTCAATAATGGAGGTTCAGTTTTATATTTAAATATGAGCGAAGTAAAAAAGGATTACTTTAAAAACTTAAAGATTTTAGGTGTTGATTTCGAAAAATTAGAAAATGAAAATAAATTTTATTATATAGAAGGAATAACATTAGTTAACAAGGATTCTGTATATGAATTGCTAAATCAAATATTATCTTATTCAGAAAAATATAATGTGAGTATGGTTGTTATAGACAGTGTTACGCCAATATTCCAGGCATTTGGGAACGAAGTTGAAGTAAGAGAATTAATACATAACTTCTTTTACAGGCTTTCAAAGTTAAGCAATAAAACATTAATATTAACAGAAGAAATTCCATATGGTGAAGAAAAGTTTGGATATGGAGTAGAAGAATTCATAGTTGATGTAATAATTCAATTAAAGGTATTAAATGTTAAAGGTAGAATTGTTAGGGTAATGGAAATTAAGAAGTTTAGGGGATCGGATATATCTATTGGTGATATACCTTTTCGGATTAAATCTGGAGAATTAATATCCTTGCTATATTTTAAAACTCATAATCAAAAATCATCTGATACAATATATAAAGTTGGTCTTGGTGACGCCACTTTTGCTTTTTATAAAGGAACACAAAATTTAATAATGGTAGATCCTAAAATTGATAGAGAAGGATTAATATTTTTAGGAATTTATGGTGCTTTGTTAGGAAATCCTTTTTTACAAAGTGGAAAAGAAAAAACAATTATAAGGGTTATATCTAGTGATATTGATAAGTTTAAGAAGAAACTAAATGAATGCTTAAATAGTATGTCATTAGGGAAGGATGTTATTGAAAACATAATGAATAACATCTATGTTTTAGGTATGGATTTGGATATATTTTCATTGAATGATTATTTTGATGTCATAAATGAGCAAGAAGAAAATATTAAACCAGCGATTATTATTGATTTAACTCTTGATTTAGCATATAATTTATTGGGAGATCAGCAACTTTTCAATATGCTTCAACTAAATTTAATAAATAAAAGATCATCCAATAGCATAACAGGACTTTATATTGTTAATGGAAAATACAAAGATATATATAGTTTTCCATTGGTTTCATTGTATGATAACATTGCGTATGTGAAACATTATAAAAATAGTGGAATTCTAGTTAAGCCAGTGAAGATGGAGTATAGACTTTTTACATTAGAAAGTTTTGTTATAAATAAAGAAATGGTAGGCAAATGTGAATTATAG
- a CDS encoding dipeptidase → MRFVDMHEDFGYSVSLGKDLINGNYQSDLTQLKNFDDVMIFSVVFPAMESIFGYSKMYFQSLINQVKIYYRLEKEGMVKIIRNKEDLNKKGIKFLISLEGTDVLNDPYDILLLKELNFKSLGLTWNYDTKFAASCMSKKDYGLTGEGEELVKLANDLGIIIDLAHASKQTVLDVTQITKKPVIVSHTAYRKMKDHPRNVDDEEIEAVIKTGGIIGVMAWYKVLPEKTFESYLKVINELGETFGWDHIGIGTDFLGIEETINGFESISQINKLKEYLGEKADKVLWENAYRVINENLKD, encoded by the coding sequence ATGAGATTTGTTGATATGCATGAAGATTTTGGTTATTCTGTATCATTAGGAAAAGATTTGATTAATGGAAATTATCAATCAGATTTGACCCAATTAAAAAATTTTGATGATGTCATGATATTCTCTGTTGTCTTTCCTGCTATGGAGTCTATATTTGGATATTCGAAAATGTATTTTCAATCTCTCATAAATCAAGTTAAAATATATTATAGATTAGAAAAGGAAGGTATGGTAAAAATTATAAGAAATAAGGAAGATTTAAATAAAAAAGGTATAAAGTTTCTTATTAGCTTAGAAGGAACTGATGTGTTAAATGATCCTTATGATATACTTTTATTAAAAGAGCTTAACTTTAAATCCTTAGGTTTAACATGGAATTATGATACTAAATTCGCAGCATCTTGCATGTCTAAAAAAGATTATGGTTTAACAGGAGAAGGAGAAGAATTAGTAAAACTAGCCAATGATTTAGGCATAATAATAGATCTTGCTCACGCATCTAAGCAAACAGTTTTAGATGTTACGCAAATAACTAAGAAGCCAGTTATAGTTTCACATACTGCATATAGAAAAATGAAGGATCATCCAAGAAATGTAGATGATGAAGAAATAGAAGCAGTTATAAAAACTGGAGGAATAATTGGTGTTATGGCATGGTATAAAGTTTTACCAGAGAAGACCTTTGAGAGTTATCTTAAAGTTATTAATGAGCTAGGAGAAACCTTTGGTTGGGATCATATTGGCATAGGGACCGATTTTTTAGGTATTGAAGAGACAATCAATGGTTTTGAATCAATATCTCAAATAAATAAATTAAAAGAATATTTGGGAGAGAAGGCCGATAAGGTATTATGGGAAAATGCCTATAGGGTTATAAATGAAAACTTAAAAGATTAA
- a CDS encoding helix-turn-helix domain-containing protein, with the protein MGTTRTVSVRLLPNGSQERKLRRCADASSSLFNEINYERRQQFLVR; encoded by the coding sequence GTGGGTACTACACGTACTGTATCAGTTCGTCTTCTACCAAATGGTTCACAAGAAAGAAAACTAAGAAGGTGTGCAGATGCATCTTCCTCTTTATTTAATGAGATCAATTATGAGAGGAGGCAACAATTCTTGGTAAGGTAG
- a CDS encoding pyrimidine dimer DNA glycosylase/endonuclease V, producing the protein MRLWSIHPKYLDTKGLLALWREGLLAKSVLEGKTKGYINHPQLDRFKKSENPIAYINAYLYEIYLEAQRRGYNFNKNKVKSEKIEKKLLVTNKQVEYEFDHLLKKLKSRDINKYEEIKDIKMIEVHPIFQIVEGEIESWERVKK; encoded by the coding sequence ATGCGTTTATGGTCTATTCATCCCAAATATTTAGATACAAAAGGTCTTCTTGCCCTTTGGAGAGAAGGTCTTCTTGCAAAAAGTGTATTAGAAGGAAAAACTAAAGGATATATAAATCATCCCCAGCTTGATAGGTTTAAAAAATCTGAAAACCCGATTGCATATATTAATGCTTATCTCTATGAAATTTATTTAGAAGCCCAAAGGAGAGGATATAATTTCAATAAAAATAAAGTAAAATCAGAAAAAATAGAAAAGAAATTATTAGTAACAAATAAACAAGTCGAATACGAATTTGATCACCTTCTAAAAAAACTTAAATCGAGAGATATAAACAAATATGAGGAAATAAAAGACATTAAAATGATTGAAGTTCATCCTATATTTCAAATTGTAGAAGGTGAAATAGAATCTTGGGAGAGAGTAAAGAAATAA
- a CDS encoding zinc ribbon domain-containing protein, with protein sequence MKAQDYGIKVLKVIEYNTSRVCAFHNVEVERKPQGIITCKMGHKLHSDLNGAINIMKKAIGKMVKEVKKPLSFFVDHNRVAPIKESNT encoded by the coding sequence TTGAAAGCTCAAGATTATGGCATTAAGGTTTTAAAGGTCATTGAATACAACACTTCTAGAGTATGTGCTTTTCATAATGTTGAAGTTGAGAGAAAGCCCCAAGGAATAATAACATGCAAGATGGGACATAAACTACATTCAGACTTGAATGGTGCAATAAACATTATGAAAAAAGCAATAGGAAAAATGGTAAAAGAAGTGAAAAAGCCCTTATCTTTCTTTGTTGATCATAATAGAGTAGCTCCCATAAAGGAGAGTAACACCTAA
- the pheT gene encoding phenylalanine--tRNA ligase subunit beta — MPVLKFNPNRILKLTGLDMNSLRELLFSLKCETNINEQNQLEVEINPDRPDMYIGEGIARAVKGLSNKEKGFKNYYIENTSFELINEEPISRPIISAAILYNVKLDDEFLIELIQFQEKLHEGIGRKRKKVAIGIHDLSKIPSNKLIYKDVPIDTKMIPLNSNDYKTIEEVLKETEQGIKYGDISLLNNKHPAIISGNEIISLPPVINSNITRLEEKTKDLFIDVTGTDFYYVNKTMDIIVSNLAERDDVKIGRVKIINKKETKITPLMSKEEIIINKNYVNNVLGEKLSENEIADHLLRMRYNVEISEEKLKVIIPPFRADIISEVDLIEDIAMSIGYNNIIPNRPKIMLKGSLMDVTMLKRKIRDIMIGLGFTEIQSLTLVSLKNLVDLKERNYIEVLNPVTADFNSLRPNLFISIIQAMKNNVKSSKPIKIFEIGKVVEKIDNIPIDKEKLGIAIMDESLSYENMQSIVYALLKLLNIEFKINESTSKYLIKGRSADIIVNNKIIGSFGEVSPYILEKFNLDYPIVYAEIEIG, encoded by the coding sequence ATGCCAGTTTTAAAATTTAATCCAAATAGAATTTTAAAATTAACTGGATTAGACATGAATTCATTGAGGGAATTACTTTTTTCTTTAAAATGTGAAACTAACATAAATGAACAGAACCAACTCGAGGTTGAGATAAATCCTGACAGACCAGATATGTATATAGGTGAAGGTATAGCTAGAGCTGTAAAAGGGTTAAGTAATAAAGAAAAAGGATTTAAAAATTATTATATTGAAAATACTAGTTTTGAGTTAATAAACGAAGAACCAATTTCTAGGCCAATAATTTCAGCCGCAATATTATATAATGTAAAATTAGATGATGAATTTTTGATTGAACTTATTCAGTTTCAGGAAAAATTGCACGAAGGAATTGGGAGAAAAAGGAAAAAGGTCGCAATAGGGATTCACGATCTTAGCAAAATCCCTTCTAATAAGCTTATTTATAAAGATGTCCCAATAGATACTAAAATGATTCCTTTAAATTCAAACGATTATAAAACAATTGAAGAAGTATTAAAAGAAACAGAGCAAGGGATTAAATATGGAGATATTAGCCTTTTAAATAATAAGCATCCAGCAATAATTTCTGGAAATGAAATAATATCATTACCTCCAGTTATAAATTCTAACATAACTAGATTAGAAGAAAAAACTAAAGATCTTTTTATAGATGTCACTGGGACAGATTTTTACTATGTTAACAAAACAATGGATATCATTGTTTCTAATTTGGCAGAAAGAGATGATGTAAAGATAGGTAGGGTTAAAATTATAAATAAGAAAGAAACAAAAATTACTCCTTTAATGTCAAAAGAAGAAATCATAATCAATAAAAATTATGTAAACAATGTTTTAGGGGAGAAATTAAGTGAAAATGAAATAGCAGATCATTTATTAAGAATGAGATATAATGTTGAGATTAGTGAAGAAAAATTAAAGGTTATTATTCCCCCATTTAGGGCCGATATAATTAGTGAAGTCGATCTTATCGAAGATATAGCTATGTCTATAGGGTACAATAATATTATACCAAATAGACCTAAAATTATGCTTAAGGGATCGTTAATGGATGTAACAATGCTTAAGAGAAAAATAAGGGATATAATGATAGGCCTAGGTTTTACAGAAATTCAATCATTAACCTTGGTAAGCTTAAAAAATCTTGTAGATCTAAAAGAACGGAATTATATTGAAGTCTTAAACCCAGTTACAGCAGATTTCAATTCTTTAAGGCCTAATTTATTTATCTCAATAATTCAGGCTATGAAGAACAATGTTAAGTCTAGTAAACCAATTAAGATATTCGAAATAGGTAAAGTTGTTGAAAAAATAGATAATATTCCAATAGATAAGGAAAAGTTAGGCATAGCTATAATGGATGAGAGCCTATCTTATGAAAATATGCAATCTATTGTGTATGCTTTATTAAAACTATTGAATATTGAATTTAAAATAAATGAATCAACAAGCAAATACCTAATAAAAGGAAGATCTGCTGATATTATTGTAAACAACAAAATTATTGGATCTTTCGGAGAAGTGAGTCCATACATATTAGAGAAATTTAATTTAGATTATCCAATTGTTTATGCAGAGATAGAAATAGGGTGA
- a CDS encoding nitroreductase family protein, translated as METETIKVILNHRSIRKFKTGVSIPDEDLKLIMESAQRAPTDASLHLWSAIRITDREKRKEIAELIRQKHVEEAQEFFIFLADLYRNTALMKHLKINRAKDDFVPLIFAAIDAALAADRMAIAAESLGYGICFIGGVQDNPKEIIEILDLPERTYPLFGLIIGIPDESPSLRKRLPINYLIHENRYNDYSEKDLNFLLDYMADIGKNGFQGLLAKYMSDKGKFSLRNEEFLNIIKQLGFDLELTSK; from the coding sequence ATGGAGACAGAAACAATTAAAGTAATATTAAACCATAGATCAATTAGGAAATTTAAGACTGGTGTTAGTATACCTGATGAAGATTTAAAGCTGATTATGGAATCAGCTCAAAGGGCTCCTACAGATGCATCATTGCATTTATGGTCTGCAATTAGGATAACAGATAGAGAAAAAAGAAAAGAAATAGCAGAATTAATAAGGCAAAAGCATGTAGAAGAAGCACAGGAATTCTTTATATTTTTGGCAGATTTATATAGGAATACTGCATTAATGAAACACTTAAAAATCAATAGGGCTAAAGATGATTTTGTCCCATTAATTTTTGCTGCAATAGATGCAGCTTTAGCAGCTGATAGAATGGCTATTGCTGCAGAATCTTTAGGATATGGTATTTGTTTTATTGGCGGCGTTCAAGATAATCCAAAAGAGATTATAGAAATTTTAGACCTTCCCGAAAGGACATATCCTCTATTTGGTTTGATAATAGGAATTCCTGACGAATCGCCTTCTTTAAGGAAAAGATTACCAATAAATTATCTAATCCATGAAAACAGGTATAATGATTATAGTGAAAAAGATCTGAATTTCTTATTAGATTATATGGCTGATATAGGTAAAAATGGTTTTCAAGGACTTTTAGCTAAATATATGAGTGATAAAGGGAAATTTAGCTTAAGGAATGAAGAATTTCTAAATATAATAAAGCAACTAGGATTTGACCTAGAATTAACTTCTAAATAA